Proteins from a genomic interval of Mycoplasmopsis columboralis:
- a CDS encoding Mbov_0400 family ICE element protein, whose translation MKTNNKIIVFNKNTHKKWRLLEKVKPFVIFYYQEYTFFLNMYFSKNQKINSESKYQIKHTENLNEYWVDTTNILIMDTEEFDLLYRNVDFTEISDLEIKDMVNVIKKIQKNFKSKNSAIDKTIQKVQLNKSRKFPESKAVYSTLPIKLSKQLLDEESYHCRDSFLYVLDDFESLDDKQMKDLIQERKNNWLNIIEKYRNNKELETQTK comes from the coding sequence ATGAAAACCAACAACAAGATAATTGTTTTTAATAAAAATACACATAAGAAATGAAGATTGTTAGAAAAAGTAAAACCTTTTGTCATTTTTTATTATCAAGAATACACATTCTTTTTGAATATGTATTTTTCTAAAAATCAAAAGATAAATTCAGAATCTAAATATCAAATAAAACATACCGAAAATTTAAATGAATATTGAGTAGATACAACAAATATATTGATAATGGATACTGAAGAATTTGATTTATTGTATAGAAATGTTGATTTTACAGAAATTTCAGATCTGGAAATTAAAGATATGGTTAACGTAATCAAAAAGATTCAAAAAAATTTCAAAAGTAAAAATTCAGCAATTGACAAAACCATACAAAAGGTTCAACTAAACAAATCAAGAAAATTTCCAGAAAGCAAAGCTGTTTATTCAACTTTGCCAATCAAACTATCAAAGCAACTTCTAGATGAAGAGTCATATCATTGTAGAGATTCATTTTTATATGTTTTAGATGATTTCGAATCTTTAGATGATAAACAAATGAAAGATTTAATTCAAGAGAGAAAAAATAATTGACTCAATATTATTGAGAAATATCGAAATAATAAAGAACTCGAAACACAAACCAAATAG
- a CDS encoding MSC_0775 family lipoprotein: MKKIFFKKFLIPTTFLTGISTSMVLASCTANDSISQSDVENFVANKYSLTITSTNKSAFDLESSDITLTNNTNETKLSFESTLLNDLENPNAFISSGYSLDAVTNKMLAGEVLVKVKITFKDSKQTLSYDKYLFVKGALNYERALEQISDKIDFELPNLANVTLPLEKNISKYNHDLGDLKYNLNSLNLQLNNNTKFIVKTNNALTGIVKLVPIRYFSSKSQKFLYKELPLDQELVLHQQQFIPTLDVVLDTKQYLAPLRVDLSQNTKFANRSLSELNPSELKFEDLQNSLYLGDLIDLKTNQSITLPEFYKHNIIESINSIQTNDNDGQMVVNLTLRLPHLDNVQYFSTQGLTNYESQRVKTQLILGGFKNDKSSIVANNDIPQEANNIVTTTSSSNVLNDILEAFDYTSSSEFFTFKDQVNIQNLAFRDFANNNYIKQHTTFNEVALKDLLKTKFNNYASLINSLKVRIRYHDIRQREGNKNQTIIPIDLVHVIDSNKYLYEFRTVNFVVDNLGLNTNNDKWIQLSSSLDNLINDIKQNPLNVTLANKFLTASVVQNTPVEQLSVSQLNKLFKVSLSEELKNQLNTLWEENKYISNIFVSKVRFDANVHKLKATIRVALSDNANEYNQLIKQIQKEDPQASLTLVQAQEKLQNTSRSNLGKDIEITLNYANSGLENYLLNEQLASLVKVNIAHTNEAHYNFEKFNLADFTFTKPNNFSYLQLVSHKVIDAKNVDFTFKAIDATNQKEYQFTKHFGLGHFSNIFEEEFTKNNINSYNFIAGPLTKQNLSKVNAQIFSLYGSNLLTGGYDELRGFYASSPSFPYQLHLGEDYLAPNKTAIVAPYDGEILGIVYHDNVSKANDIAEGVGTTLLMRVKVEDMNLSPKDKELYFKDSLYAYIGVIHLDQEQTFNNKALNISSKEIEQTDSKGNKTIDVYATKFDAQLNDYVAITPDNPLKVTKNQIIAYIGDTHENGGWMSHAHVSVIVSGERNWNENGFWAPKRDYYESRLKTYNPDSPRFNWSGIRVPGVAFNSGDLSKQRNLQAPKVDPQSGKVIIPKEDSDTLYSFTIFPIEAQEMRNGLRNPNILFKLRTKETYAFDISELFKINN; encoded by the coding sequence ATGAAAAAAATATTCTTTAAAAAATTTTTAATACCTACTACTTTTTTAACCGGAATTTCAACTTCGATGGTACTTGCTAGCTGTACTGCTAATGATTCAATTTCGCAAAGCGATGTTGAGAACTTTGTTGCCAACAAATACTCTTTGACAATAACATCAACAAATAAAAGTGCATTTGATCTTGAATCTAGCGATATAACATTAACCAACAATACCAATGAAACAAAATTATCTTTTGAATCCACATTACTTAATGATTTAGAAAATCCGAATGCTTTTATTTCAAGTGGTTATTCTTTGGATGCTGTTACAAATAAAATGCTAGCAGGAGAAGTGTTGGTTAAGGTTAAGATAACTTTTAAAGACTCTAAGCAAACGCTATCTTATGATAAATATTTATTTGTCAAAGGCGCTTTAAACTATGAACGAGCACTTGAACAAATTAGTGATAAAATCGATTTTGAACTTCCTAATTTAGCTAATGTAACTTTACCGCTTGAAAAAAATATTTCAAAATACAATCATGATCTAGGAGACTTAAAATACAATCTTAATTCATTGAATTTACAATTAAATAACAACACTAAATTTATAGTTAAAACAAACAATGCTTTAACTGGAATTGTTAAGTTAGTTCCTATAAGATATTTTTCAAGTAAATCCCAAAAGTTCTTGTATAAAGAACTTCCACTTGACCAAGAGTTAGTTTTACATCAACAACAGTTTATCCCTACTTTAGATGTTGTGTTAGATACAAAACAATATTTAGCCCCATTAAGAGTAGATTTAAGTCAAAATACCAAATTTGCAAATCGTTCACTAAGTGAACTTAACCCTTCTGAATTAAAATTTGAAGATTTACAAAATAGCTTATATTTAGGGGATTTAATTGACTTAAAAACTAACCAAAGCATTACTTTGCCTGAATTTTACAAACACAATATTATTGAAAGCATTAATTCAATTCAAACCAATGATAATGATGGCCAAATGGTTGTTAATTTAACTTTAAGATTGCCTCATTTAGATAATGTTCAATACTTCTCAACTCAAGGATTGACAAATTATGAATCTCAAAGAGTGAAAACTCAACTTATTTTAGGAGGTTTTAAAAACGATAAGAGCTCAATTGTGGCTAATAATGATATACCTCAAGAAGCAAACAACATTGTAACAACCACTTCGTCTTCAAATGTGCTAAATGATATTTTAGAAGCATTTGATTACACAAGTTCAAGTGAGTTTTTTACTTTTAAAGATCAAGTTAACATTCAAAATTTAGCTTTTAGAGACTTTGCTAATAACAACTACATTAAGCAACACACTACCTTTAACGAAGTTGCTTTAAAAGATTTATTAAAAACTAAATTTAATAATTATGCCTCACTGATTAATTCTTTAAAAGTGAGAATTCGTTACCACGATATTCGCCAACGAGAAGGAAATAAAAATCAAACAATAATTCCTATTGATTTAGTGCATGTTATTGATTCAAACAAATATTTATATGAATTTAGAACCGTTAATTTTGTTGTAGATAATTTAGGATTAAATACCAATAATGATAAGTGAATTCAATTAAGTAGTTCTTTAGATAATTTAATTAATGATATTAAACAAAACCCACTTAATGTAACTTTAGCTAATAAATTTTTAACTGCTAGCGTGGTTCAAAACACTCCAGTTGAACAATTGTCAGTATCTCAACTTAATAAATTATTTAAAGTGTCTTTATCTGAAGAGTTAAAAAATCAATTAAACACTTTATGAGAAGAAAATAAATATATTAGCAATATCTTTGTGTCAAAAGTTCGTTTTGATGCCAATGTACACAAATTAAAAGCAACCATTAGAGTAGCTTTATCAGATAATGCAAACGAATACAATCAATTAATTAAACAAATACAAAAAGAAGATCCTCAAGCTTCATTGACTTTAGTACAAGCTCAAGAAAAACTGCAAAATACTTCAAGAAGCAATTTAGGAAAAGACATTGAAATCACTTTAAATTATGCCAATAGTGGATTGGAAAATTATTTATTAAATGAGCAGTTAGCATCATTGGTAAAGGTCAACATCGCTCACACCAATGAAGCTCATTATAATTTTGAAAAATTTAATTTAGCTGATTTTACTTTTACTAAACCAAATAATTTTTCTTATTTACAATTAGTTTCTCACAAAGTAATTGACGCTAAAAATGTGGATTTTACTTTCAAAGCCATTGATGCTACTAACCAAAAAGAATATCAATTTACCAAACACTTTGGATTAGGTCATTTTAGCAACATTTTTGAAGAAGAATTCACTAAAAATAACATTAATTCTTACAACTTCATTGCTGGACCTTTAACCAAACAAAATCTTTCAAAAGTTAATGCTCAAATTTTTAGCTTATACGGAAGTAACTTACTCACTGGTGGTTATGATGAATTAAGAGGATTTTATGCTTCTTCGCCATCGTTTCCATATCAATTGCACTTAGGAGAAGATTATTTAGCTCCAAACAAAACAGCTATCGTGGCTCCTTATGATGGCGAAATTCTTGGAATTGTATATCATGATAACGTTTCAAAAGCCAACGATATTGCTGAAGGAGTTGGGACTACATTACTAATGAGAGTTAAAGTAGAAGATATGAATTTATCTCCTAAAGATAAGGAATTATACTTTAAAGATTCTCTTTATGCATACATTGGTGTAATTCACTTAGATCAAGAGCAAACATTTAACAATAAAGCGTTAAATATTTCGTCTAAAGAAATAGAACAAACTGATTCAAAAGGTAATAAAACTATTGATGTTTATGCAACAAAATTTGATGCTCAGTTAAATGATTATGTTGCTATTACTCCAGACAATCCTCTTAAAGTAACCAAAAACCAAATAATTGCTTACATTGGAGACACTCACGAAAATGGTGGTTGAATGTCTCATGCTCACGTGTCAGTAATAGTCTCAGGTGAGCGTAATTGAAATGAGAACGGTTTTTGAGCTCCAAAGCGTGATTATTATGAAAGTAGATTAAAAACCTATAATCCTGATTCACCAAGATTTAATTGAAGCGGAATTAGAGTTCCTGGAGTGGCCTTTAATTCAGGAGATTTATCAAAACAAAGAAACTTGCAAGCTCCAAAAGTAGATCCACAAAGTGGAAAAGTGATAATTCCAAAAGAAGATTCAGATACTTTATATTCATTTACTATTTTCCCAATTGAAGCTCAAGAAATGCGTAATGGTTTAAGAAATCCAAATATTTTATTTAAATTACGCACCAAAGAAACTTATGCTTTTGATATTTCAGAGTTATTCAAAATTAACAATTAG
- a CDS encoding Mbov_0400 family ICE element protein, producing MNEKTLKTTCKNKGINFDKNGLIINDLFKNVKPFVAFYYGEYTFYLNMYTFENEVNTSAFEYKLSSLRPQMNKYVDTTNILVMDTEEFSLLYKSKEFEEISNLNFEDAKNIVNLLIHNFSENKFNYDITFQRVEINKDTMCPESKIIISTLEFEEDKYMLGIDIDHFLDHLGFIFEDLENATKEDFQAYIKHNKADWDLVFQKYNTLN from the coding sequence GTGAATGAGAAAACACTAAAAACTACATGCAAAAATAAAGGCATAAATTTTGACAAAAACGGGTTAATTATTAATGATTTATTTAAAAATGTAAAACCATTTGTGGCCTTTTATTATGGAGAATATACATTTTATTTAAATATGTACACTTTTGAAAACGAGGTAAATACCTCAGCTTTTGAATATAAACTATCAAGTTTAAGACCACAAATGAATAAATATGTTGATACAACAAATATATTGGTAATGGATACAGAAGAATTTTCTTTATTGTATAAAAGCAAAGAATTTGAAGAAATTAGTAATTTAAATTTTGAAGATGCTAAAAACATCGTTAATTTGCTAATTCACAATTTTAGCGAGAATAAGTTTAATTACGATATAACATTTCAAAGAGTGGAAATAAATAAAGACACAATGTGTCCTGAAAGTAAAATTATTATTTCTACACTGGAGTTTGAAGAAGATAAATATATGTTAGGTATAGATATTGATCATTTTCTAGATCACTTAGGTTTTATTTTTGAAGATTTAGAAAATGCTACCAAAGAAGATTTTCAAGCATATATAAAACACAATAAAGCAGATTGAGATTTAGTTTTTCAAAAATATAACACTTTAAATTAG
- a CDS encoding IS3 family transposase, with the protein MKQLKPVEWKEWFKLYQNYKSNIISYSEYLFLTKSQFQKDWRNPYVRSWFRKKYKWFQTNEDVLVSKTGTAPKKGKGSGRPLKRPDPSQYSRTDLEEIVKIYREIFPEISEKEIQRRIKKKGKKLSAKVLTQEFGIPKSTYYYRLNSKGRSFTEDKETIDLIVKSFFENKSRYGRKRLEIYILKKYGKCINYRKIGRIMQKLNLKCSTRIPKRKREIKNLNVKFQDLVKRDFSGKTNNIIATDVSYIPNIYSEMGNHFYLSIAIHHKTKKIINWNLSKNNDLDLVINHIKHIKFDREWIIHSDHGFQYSSKEYQKIISENNGKISMGRIGNSLDNREAEYFFSVIKSECLNDPKVKYMKFEELNELITNYINWYNNDRFQSQMDWKTPQQCWDVCVF; encoded by the coding sequence ATGAAACAGTTAAAACCCGTAGAATGAAAAGAATGATTTAAGTTATATCAAAATTATAAATCTAACATAATTTCATACAGTGAATATCTATTTTTGACTAAAAGCCAGTTTCAAAAAGATTGAAGAAACCCTTATGTTAGATCTTGATTTAGAAAAAAATATAAATGATTTCAAACTAATGAAGATGTTTTGGTATCCAAAACAGGAACTGCCCCAAAGAAAGGAAAGGGTTCTGGAAGACCTTTAAAAAGACCTGACCCTAGTCAATACTCAAGAACAGATCTAGAAGAAATAGTGAAAATATACAGAGAGATTTTTCCAGAAATATCTGAAAAAGAAATTCAAAGAAGAATTAAAAAAAAGGGCAAAAAGTTAAGTGCCAAAGTTTTAACTCAAGAATTTGGAATCCCGAAATCTACATATTATTACAGACTTAACTCAAAAGGAAGAAGTTTTACTGAAGATAAAGAAACAATTGATTTGATTGTTAAATCTTTCTTTGAAAATAAATCAAGATACGGTAGAAAAAGACTTGAAATTTATATTCTTAAAAAATATGGTAAATGCATAAATTATCGAAAAATAGGGAGAATTATGCAAAAACTCAACTTAAAATGTTCTACTCGTATTCCAAAAAGAAAAAGAGAAATTAAAAACTTAAATGTTAAATTTCAAGATTTGGTAAAACGAGATTTTTCCGGAAAAACAAACAATATTATTGCTACAGATGTTTCATACATTCCTAATATTTATAGTGAAATGGGTAATCATTTTTATCTATCCATAGCAATTCATCACAAAACTAAGAAAATAATAAATTGAAATTTGAGCAAAAACAATGATTTAGATTTAGTCATAAATCATATAAAGCATATTAAATTCGATCGAGAATGAATAATTCATTCAGATCATGGTTTTCAATATTCTTCAAAAGAGTATCAAAAGATCATTTCTGAAAATAATGGAAAAATATCAATGGGAAGAATTGGAAACTCATTAGATAATAGAGAAGCGGAATATTTTTTCTCAGTTATTAAAAGTGAATGTTTAAATGACCCCAAAGTAAAATATATGAAATTTGAAGAGTTAAATGAATTAATAACAAACTATATTAATTGATACAATAATGATAGATTTCAATCTCAAATGGATTGAAAAACACCTCAACAATGTTGAGATGTGTGTGTTTTTTAA
- a CDS encoding coiled-coil domain-containing protein — protein sequence MQAVKTEKNKNKKWWFIGATAAGIVAGASLILWGCGQAQNKKEIEKYKAMLDGVYAKNQSDYSRFNFQIGDLQNDIERMRNDAMTQSETLNYLREQIAQKEQALLKLVGSKNYNSKDNKYSNTSELGKLKSELQSLQIEFEKVSLQRDNLLKDKASLEEQLNQLKTERDNLKVQLQLTIEQNNEEIARLNTIIAMLENDKEDLQNQNNSLQEQLQSAKNKVAELESVKRTIEEEIASKSEQINDLETQNQTLKEQYVDVLLELYKDVNLHTSTYKEIYQYLHDFDYNELYEGDNQPCSDVREGLVNECSYEIPTKNFEQWSSEEQQMFNELEQYYDNADVKSKYQDKLNKDFTKVLINKGEKLVKQYQDFFFATPDALNRLLNTVNQKLKDTKRNFTYAKSLLVRLIGTDNGQADIKENGEGAFEGSIVDKLRKRIAQLEQEKENNLTQIQTLQEEKQNLQNDKTRLESEKTALENDLQTKEQRIAQFSDQVQTLNTTITNLNNEKAQLQQSLSEKDTQIQTLQEQVSNLQEQLRNKETQNQDLSNQLQAKQNQLQVLQREKEQLQSQLNTSNSNLTKAKRKLVELAGTDNLDFNYGTNGENVNTDSIVKRLKDKLITTRDSNTSLQQKLDALVPTLTLQSRYEKQEKISDYLIKLSSQNGLQSKSTVNSFANESSTIFNYKRTENNDPLGNYTYALPNDFNSFTNIVIELEKDLKTYSTDGNYVARETWIIPISSLSTEPSKEIDFSTYSLSSANSEVLPLMQLFRKYKYTARETRTERYWYRYAGVSGAEGDPGTGEWREKQITETKNYDGYAKEDLNVSLKNKLIVKRNGNSLSIDIKVISEITKPYSLSDTTEILVANPEENQTYFLTNRKYWKTNTRILNITLQ from the coding sequence ATGCAAGCAGTTAAAACAGAAAAAAATAAAAATAAGAAATGATGATTTATTGGAGCAACCGCTGCAGGAATTGTTGCAGGAGCTAGTTTGATTTTATGGGGTTGTGGTCAAGCACAAAATAAAAAAGAAATTGAAAAATATAAAGCAATGCTTGATGGAGTATATGCTAAAAACCAAAGCGATTATTCAAGGTTTAATTTTCAAATTGGAGATTTGCAAAATGATATTGAAAGAATGCGTAATGATGCAATGACTCAAAGTGAAACATTGAATTATTTAAGAGAACAAATCGCTCAAAAAGAACAAGCATTACTAAAACTTGTTGGAAGTAAAAATTACAACTCCAAAGATAATAAATATTCAAACACAAGTGAGCTAGGAAAATTAAAAAGCGAACTACAAAGTTTACAAATTGAATTTGAAAAAGTCTCTTTACAAAGAGACAATTTACTCAAAGATAAAGCAAGTTTAGAAGAACAACTTAATCAACTTAAAACAGAAAGAGATAACTTAAAAGTTCAACTTCAATTAACTATTGAACAAAACAATGAAGAAATTGCTCGTTTAAATACCATCATTGCAATGCTTGAAAATGATAAAGAAGATTTACAAAACCAAAACAACTCTTTACAAGAACAACTTCAAAGTGCTAAAAATAAAGTTGCAGAACTTGAAAGTGTGAAAAGAACTATTGAAGAGGAAATTGCTAGTAAAAGTGAACAAATTAATGATTTAGAAACTCAAAACCAAACTCTAAAAGAACAATATGTTGATGTGTTATTAGAGCTATATAAAGATGTTAATTTACACACAAGCACATATAAAGAGATTTATCAATATCTTCATGATTTTGATTATAACGAACTTTATGAAGGAGATAATCAACCTTGTTCAGATGTTAGAGAAGGTCTTGTAAACGAGTGTTCATATGAAATACCAACCAAAAACTTTGAACAGTGAAGTTCAGAAGAACAACAAATGTTTAACGAATTAGAGCAATATTATGATAATGCTGATGTAAAAAGTAAATACCAAGATAAATTAAATAAAGACTTTACAAAAGTTTTAATCAACAAAGGAGAAAAATTAGTTAAACAATATCAAGATTTTTTCTTTGCAACTCCCGATGCTTTAAATAGACTTTTAAATACTGTAAATCAAAAATTAAAAGACACAAAAAGAAATTTTACATATGCTAAATCTTTACTTGTTCGTTTAATTGGAACAGATAATGGTCAAGCAGATATTAAGGAAAATGGAGAAGGAGCTTTTGAAGGAAGTATTGTTGATAAACTAAGAAAACGCATTGCTCAACTTGAACAAGAAAAAGAAAATAACTTAACTCAAATTCAAACTTTACAAGAAGAAAAACAAAACCTTCAAAATGATAAAACCAGACTTGAAAGTGAAAAAACTGCTCTTGAAAATGATTTACAAACAAAAGAACAAAGAATTGCTCAATTTAGCGATCAAGTTCAAACATTAAATACAACAATTACAAATTTAAATAACGAAAAAGCTCAACTTCAACAAAGTTTATCCGAAAAAGACACGCAAATTCAAACTTTGCAAGAGCAAGTTTCAAACTTACAAGAACAACTAAGAAACAAAGAAACTCAAAATCAAGATCTTTCAAATCAACTTCAAGCAAAACAAAATCAACTTCAAGTTCTTCAAAGAGAAAAAGAGCAATTGCAAAGTCAACTTAATACTTCAAATTCTAACTTAACAAAAGCTAAAAGAAAATTAGTTGAGTTAGCAGGAACTGATAATTTAGATTTTAATTACGGAACAAATGGAGAGAATGTAAATACTGATAGTATTGTAAAAAGATTAAAAGACAAACTCATTACGACAAGAGATTCTAACACTTCTCTTCAACAAAAATTAGATGCACTAGTTCCAACATTAACATTGCAAAGTAGATATGAAAAACAAGAAAAAATCAGTGATTACTTAATCAAATTATCTTCACAAAATGGTTTACAAAGCAAATCAACAGTTAATTCGTTCGCTAATGAAAGTTCAACTATTTTCAATTATAAACGAACAGAGAATAATGATCCATTAGGAAATTACACTTATGCATTACCAAACGATTTTAATTCATTTACTAATATTGTAATTGAACTAGAAAAAGATTTAAAAACTTATTCTACTGATGGTAATTATGTTGCAAGAGAAACTTGAATTATACCAATTAGTTCGCTTTCAACAGAACCTTCAAAAGAAATTGATTTTAGCACATATTCTTTAAGTTCTGCTAACTCAGAAGTTTTACCACTAATGCAATTATTTAGAAAATATAAATACACTGCACGAGAAACGAGAACAGAGAGATATTGATATCGCTATGCAGGGGTTTCAGGAGCAGAAGGAGACCCAGGAACAGGAGAATGAAGAGAAAAACAAATCACTGAAACCAAAAATTATGATGGTTATGCAAAAGAAGATCTTAATGTTTCTTTAAAAAATAAACTAATTGTGAAGAGAAATGGAAATTCTCTTTCAATAGATATTAAAGTTATTTCAGAAATCACTAAACCTTATTCTCTTTCAGATACAACAGAAATTTTAGTTGCAAACCCAGAAGAAAACCAAACATACTTTTTAACGAACAGAAAATATTGAAAAACAAACACAAGAATTTTAAATATCACTTTACAGTAG
- the pepF gene encoding oligoendopeptidase F, with protein sequence MKVKQYSKYEDVPKQYRFDLEDILQGQTIETLIEQYQNLFEQRITIKDSKYNSLKEYLVDVKLSEEQTALSYRIENYVSNNLSTNVVNPQFKQLSEKFDFLNEQLLAKFGSESNRFYQNLDKLKVWKDTPELKEYKHSIENAILDLKHKLSDEVEEYVQKQSFGNPSLNQVFSILTNSELDYGFITDSKGKKHKLNPTNRIEFLKSNDASLRKGAYKNYIKAFLQHKESLASLLYQHFKTITVNAKLRNYDSATHMLTYDDKVSDAILQRLYLEVSQRKNVFKKFKQAHAKFYKMKFNEKFNPWDNKRLLVNVKASYSVEEAKELVRESFKPFGNEYMSQINKALDENWVDFMPVNSKRGGAYSIGSSYGLNKKYILMNFKGDLDSVETLAHELGHSMHSYFSDTRQTIANSEYPIFLAEIASIYNELMLFDYLLKHSNDKKLKFQILENMIVGFIGTVMRQVEWSNYEYNLYKAIEEGKASSSFKSLSEIYFENMKKYSLNPKLKYSDENTFACIYVPHFYYGFYVYKYAIGQLSANYFFAKYKQEGPQALQNYIDNFLSAGGSDDPLNILAKVGVNLDSSEFYDLGFNYVSELIDQYVSLGKQIFKNK encoded by the coding sequence GTGAAAGTCAAACAATATAGTAAATACGAAGATGTGCCAAAACAATATCGATTTGATTTAGAGGATATTTTACAAGGGCAAACAATAGAAACCTTAATTGAGCAATATCAAAATTTATTTGAGCAAAGAATTACAATTAAAGATTCTAAATATAACTCTTTAAAGGAATATTTAGTAGATGTTAAATTATCTGAAGAACAAACCGCTTTAAGTTATCGAATTGAAAATTACGTTTCAAATAATCTTTCTACTAATGTAGTTAATCCACAATTTAAGCAACTATCAGAAAAATTTGACTTTCTAAATGAACAATTACTTGCAAAATTCGGAAGCGAAAGTAATCGTTTTTATCAAAATTTAGACAAACTTAAAGTCTGAAAAGACACTCCTGAACTTAAAGAGTATAAACACTCAATTGAAAATGCGATTTTAGATTTAAAACACAAACTTTCTGATGAAGTTGAAGAATACGTTCAAAAACAATCATTTGGAAATCCTTCATTAAATCAAGTCTTTTCAATTTTAACCAACAGCGAATTAGATTATGGTTTCATCACAGATTCAAAAGGTAAAAAACATAAATTAAACCCAACCAATCGAATCGAATTCCTTAAATCAAATGACGCTTCACTTCGTAAAGGGGCTTATAAAAACTATATTAAAGCATTTTTACAACACAAAGAATCTCTAGCTTCACTTTTATACCAACACTTTAAAACCATCACCGTAAATGCTAAATTGCGTAATTACGATAGTGCAACTCATATGCTTACTTATGATGACAAAGTATCTGACGCTATTCTTCAAAGATTATACTTAGAAGTTTCGCAACGTAAAAATGTGTTTAAAAAATTCAAACAAGCACATGCAAAATTCTACAAGATGAAATTTAATGAAAAATTTAATCCTTGAGATAACAAAAGATTGCTTGTTAATGTTAAAGCTTCATATTCAGTTGAAGAAGCTAAAGAATTAGTAAGAGAATCATTTAAACCTTTTGGAAATGAATACATGAGTCAAATTAATAAAGCATTAGATGAAAATTGAGTTGATTTTATGCCAGTTAATTCCAAACGTGGAGGGGCATACTCAATTGGTTCATCATATGGACTAAATAAAAAGTATATTTTGATGAATTTTAAAGGTGATTTAGATAGCGTCGAAACACTAGCGCATGAATTAGGGCATTCAATGCATTCTTACTTTTCAGACACTCGACAAACCATTGCAAATAGTGAGTATCCAATTTTCCTTGCTGAAATTGCTTCTATTTACAATGAGTTAATGCTTTTTGATTATTTATTAAAACATTCAAATGACAAAAAACTCAAATTCCAAATTTTAGAAAATATGATTGTTGGATTCATTGGTACAGTTATGCGTCAGGTAGAATGATCAAATTATGAATATAACCTATATAAAGCTATCGAAGAAGGAAAAGCTTCTTCAAGCTTCAAATCTTTAAGTGAAATTTATTTTGAAAACATGAAAAAATACTCACTTAATCCAAAATTAAAATATTCTGATGAAAACACCTTTGCTTGCATTTATGTTCCACACTTTTATTATGGATTTTATGTATATAAATATGCCATTGGACAATTAAGTGCAAATTATTTCTTTGCTAAATACAAGCAAGAAGGACCTCAAGCCTTACAAAATTACATTGATAATTTCTTAAGTGCTGGAGGAAGCGATGATCCGCTTAATATATTAGCTAAAGTAGGTGTAAATCTTGATAGTTCAGAATTTTACGATTTAGGATTTAATTATGTAAGTGAATTAATTGATCAATATGTTTCACTTGGAAAACAAATTTTTAAAAACAAATAA